A window of Citrus sinensis cultivar Valencia sweet orange chromosome 7, DVS_A1.0, whole genome shotgun sequence contains these coding sequences:
- the LOC127898958 gene encoding uncharacterized protein LOC127898958, giving the protein MPMTAYFSKMKRLADSLAIVGKPVEHNDLITYILTGLDSQDYESLITTLLAKGENMSLDELYVVLLSHEMRLDQKKGKLSDDIMHNLTANVAQKNQGFYKGNFGYQGGIGGFGGNTQNNFGNGSNRGNNMSFKPNIVCQICFIPGHGATKCKNRYNSAFVPQRGPGRGNFRLVFNQYGRGFNQNNAGQRPFNNFGRGGNGAFSGNCAFSKGFGYQGYQGHTAYPEPTQSDHVAGIPFGSFHSGPSNPAAFNCYNGVNNDHKFNQNQNSVAPFISLPEVIEDPSWYIDSGASSHITNDSGQELRNSFA; this is encoded by the exons ATGCCGATGACtgcatatttttctaaaatgaaaCGTTTAGCTGATAGTCTTGCTATTGTTGGAAAGCCTGTTGAACATAATGATCTGATAACCTACATTTTGACTGGTCTGGATTCACAAGATTATGAATCACTAATTACTACATTGCTTGCAAAAGGAGAAAATATGAGTCTGGATGAATTATATGTTGTATTGTTAAGTCATGAAATGAGGCTTGATcagaagaaaggaaaattaagTGATGATATTATGCATAATCTTACTGCTAATGTTGCACAAAAGAATCAGGGATTTTATAAAGGTAATTTTGGTTATCAGGGAGGCATAGGAGGTTTTGGTGGTAAtacacaaaataattttggaaatggAAGTAATAGAGGAAATAATATGTCGTTTAAGCCAAATATAGTTTGTCAGATCTGCTTTATTCCAGGTCATGGTGCAACCAAGTGCAAAAACAGGTATAATTCTGCTTTTGTTCCTCAAAGAGGTCCTGGAAGAGGAAATTTTAGACTTGTGTTTAATCAATATGGCAGaggatttaatcaaaataatgctGGTCAAAGGCCTTTCAATAATTTTGGAAGAGGTGGTAATGGTGCTTTCTCTGGTAATTGTGCCTTCTCGAAAGGATTTGGCTATCAAGGTTATCAAGGTCATACTGCTTATCCAGAGCCAACACAATCAGATCATGTTGCTGGAATACCTTTTGGTTCATTTCACTCAGGTCCTAGCAATCCTGCTGCTTTCAACTGCTATAATGGAGTGAATAATGATCATAAATTTAATCAGAACCAAAATTCTGTTGCTCCATTCATCTCTTTACCTGAAGTAATTGAAGATCCCTCGTGGTACATAGATAGTGGAGCATCTAGCCACATCACAAATGATTCAG GCCAGGAACTCAGGAATTCTTTTGCTTAG